In a single window of the Hoyosella subflava DQS3-9A1 genome:
- a CDS encoding hemolysin family protein: MTEAWLLLGLALVLIAANALFVAAEFALVTVDRATISEAAEAGDRRARSVQKALKRLSTQLSGAQLGITVTSLIIGFIAEPSIATLLRGPLEFAGLPEASSLAVALGAGLLIATVTQMIFGELVPKNWAISEPVRVSRAVAGPQRAFTAASRPLIVVLNGASNAMVRALGVEPREELASARSAQELGAIATRSATEGLLEKDIADRLTQAAEFGEQTAADVMTPRTRVTFVNSDTPVRDILSLVASTGHARFPVEGTSIDDVVGVVHFKSALAVPEQERAERTAADIMSPVRAIPSTLPLAGVLRELRSGLQLAVVIDEYGGTAGVVTLEDLVEEILGEIDDEHDRPAGRPRLLTNGTWTLPGLMRPDEIADLTGIDLPEGEHSDTSGGLVIEHLGRLANPGDSVVLPAKNLAQLDADGIPTETLVSLTVTQVDGHRVARLRLGLAEPSSRADDDSSDGRKDES, from the coding sequence GTGACAGAGGCGTGGCTGCTGCTCGGGCTGGCGCTGGTGCTCATTGCCGCGAACGCGTTGTTCGTGGCCGCTGAGTTTGCTCTGGTGACTGTGGATAGAGCCACCATTTCTGAGGCAGCTGAGGCGGGTGATCGGCGCGCCCGATCCGTGCAGAAGGCGCTGAAAAGGCTCTCCACTCAGCTCTCCGGTGCGCAGCTCGGTATCACGGTCACCAGTCTCATCATCGGGTTCATCGCCGAGCCGTCGATTGCGACTCTCCTGCGCGGGCCGCTGGAATTCGCAGGTCTCCCCGAGGCGTCGAGCCTGGCGGTGGCACTCGGCGCGGGCCTTCTCATAGCGACCGTGACACAGATGATTTTCGGCGAACTCGTCCCGAAGAACTGGGCAATCTCGGAGCCCGTGCGCGTCTCGAGGGCGGTCGCAGGGCCGCAACGGGCCTTCACTGCGGCAAGCAGACCACTGATCGTCGTGCTCAACGGTGCCTCCAACGCGATGGTCCGCGCACTCGGCGTCGAACCGCGCGAAGAGCTCGCTTCGGCCCGGTCCGCGCAGGAATTGGGTGCGATCGCTACCCGCTCCGCGACCGAGGGCCTGCTCGAGAAAGACATCGCGGACCGCCTCACCCAGGCTGCCGAGTTCGGTGAGCAGACTGCAGCGGATGTCATGACGCCGCGCACCCGAGTGACGTTCGTCAACAGTGACACGCCGGTCCGGGACATCTTGAGCCTTGTCGCCTCGACGGGGCACGCCCGCTTCCCGGTCGAAGGAACATCGATCGACGACGTGGTGGGCGTCGTGCACTTCAAATCCGCGCTAGCGGTCCCGGAACAGGAACGGGCCGAGAGAACGGCTGCCGACATCATGAGCCCCGTCCGTGCGATTCCGTCTACCTTGCCACTCGCTGGGGTCCTGCGAGAGCTGCGCAGTGGGTTACAGCTCGCGGTCGTGATCGACGAGTACGGCGGCACCGCCGGCGTAGTCACCCTGGAAGACCTCGTCGAGGAGATTCTTGGCGAAATCGATGACGAGCATGACCGGCCGGCTGGCCGGCCGCGGCTACTCACGAACGGCACGTGGACGCTGCCCGGGCTTATGCGGCCCGACGAGATCGCTGACCTCACCGGCATCGACCTCCCTGAGGGAGAACATTCCGACACTTCTGGCGGGCTCGTGATCGAACATCTCGGGCGGCTGGCCAACCCCGGCGACTCCGTAGTTCTGCCTGCGAAGAATCTCGCTCAACTCGATGCCGATGGCATACCTACAGAAACTCTCGTCTCGCTCACGGTCACCCAGGTCGACGGCCATCGCGTCGCACGCCTTCGGCTCGGCCTCGCCGAGCCATCATCGCGCGCAGACGACGACTCCTCCGATGGGCGAAAGGACGAGAGCTGA